From Heliomicrobium gestii, one genomic window encodes:
- a CDS encoding DUF5683 domain-containing protein has protein sequence MKNKVRRPYATISVYGVSFLRHQNPYMVAWWSASFPGFGHYLLNQYIRGTLLTLAEVGINSVTNINLAIIYSFCGKFEMAKSVLQPRWVIVYVLLYFLIIWDSYRSALIQNKLSHLAQLENERLAAVNFRPLELQYIEPKKPWVAVVYSLLFPGLGQLYNHQFALAFYAMTWWWIYVTLSHAHESLILLLLGNVQESITVIQPSWLLFMPSVLGGSVYYAFITARELNRLFRTEQRQFLAERYRKSDVRVFPE, from the coding sequence ATGAAGAACAAGGTTCGTCGTCCATACGCAACAATAAGCGTTTATGGAGTAAGTTTCTTACGCCACCAGAACCCATACATGGTCGCCTGGTGGTCAGCATCTTTTCCGGGTTTTGGACACTATCTGCTAAACCAATATATAAGGGGAACTCTCTTAACCTTAGCCGAAGTGGGCATAAACAGCGTGACAAATATTAACTTGGCGATTATTTATTCGTTTTGTGGTAAGTTTGAGATGGCAAAATCGGTGCTTCAACCTCGATGGGTAATTGTTTATGTGCTTTTATATTTTTTGATTATTTGGGACTCCTATCGTTCTGCTCTAATTCAAAACAAATTATCTCATTTAGCACAACTTGAAAACGAAAGATTAGCTGCAGTTAACTTTCGACCTTTAGAATTGCAGTATATTGAACCGAAAAAACCTTGGGTGGCTGTTGTATACTCGTTGCTATTTCCAGGATTAGGGCAACTATATAATCATCAGTTCGCGTTAGCTTTCTACGCCATGACGTGGTGGTGGATCTATGTCACATTATCACATGCGCACGAATCATTAATTCTGTTGTTGCTCGGTAACGTTCAAGAATCAATTACGGTGATTCAGCCCTCCTGGTTACTTTTTATGCCATCTGTTTTGGGAGGGTCCGTATATTATGCTTTTATCACAGCGAGGGAACTGAATCGACTTTTCAGAACAGAGCAACGTCAGTTTCTTGCGGAACGCTATCGTAAGTCTGACGTTAGAGTGTTTCCCGAATAG
- a CDS encoding lipid II flippase Amj family protein, protein MLTDFRLTLIFGLTAFIHMFQTFNYSVRLAGVRTRRVSMAYSLFSVLFLLASTANTFQAPLMAKGIEASNLLLSNISNDSSQAYLLFVESVDRQLRCILLGATTGTVCGTLLIPSFTRIFSKSILLLEKAGSVPKLLLATLSFRRFKHLLEDVQLPNVAVITRMREERTIPTKTIILNIIVTAIFSTGVLSAMYAGVLAPEYRQTAGYLAAVINGMATILLATLIDPVTAIYTDEAINGKRSEEEVKSLVMYMAFSRIAGTLFAQLLLLPSAKVIQFVTRVI, encoded by the coding sequence ATGCTTACAGATTTTCGTTTGACCCTGATTTTTGGATTAACGGCATTCATTCATATGTTTCAGACATTTAACTATTCGGTAAGACTGGCCGGAGTTCGAACACGGCGGGTATCAATGGCCTATTCATTGTTTAGTGTGTTATTCCTTTTAGCGAGTACGGCGAATACTTTTCAGGCGCCACTAATGGCCAAAGGGATAGAGGCCAGCAATCTGCTACTCTCGAACATCAGCAACGATAGTTCCCAGGCATACTTGCTTTTTGTAGAATCCGTCGATAGACAACTCCGATGTATCCTTTTAGGCGCAACAACAGGGACTGTTTGCGGGACTTTATTGATTCCCAGTTTTACACGAATTTTTTCAAAGAGCATTCTATTGCTTGAAAAAGCCGGATCGGTTCCGAAGTTGTTGCTGGCTACGCTCTCCTTTCGCCGGTTTAAGCATTTGCTCGAGGACGTGCAACTCCCAAACGTTGCGGTTATCACTCGAATGAGAGAAGAGCGCACGATTCCTACAAAAACGATCATATTGAATATTATCGTAACAGCGATATTTTCGACGGGAGTTTTATCTGCCATGTACGCTGGGGTGTTGGCGCCTGAGTATCGCCAAACCGCCGGGTATTTGGCGGCAGTCATAAACGGCATGGCGACGATCCTGCTTGCTACGCTCATCGATCCCGTTACAGCAATATATACCGATGAAGCGATCAATGGCAAAAGATCAGAAGAAGAGGTGAAGTCACTTGTCATGTACATGGCATTTAGTCGGATCGCCGGAACCCTTTTTGCGCAATTGCTCCTATTGCCTTCCGCTAAAGTCATTCAGTTCGTTACCCGGGTTATTTAA
- the leuS gene encoding leucine--tRNA ligase, translated as MQERYDYQQIEAKWQKHWADHDMFRLQQEPGRPKYYCLEMFPYPSGNLHMGHVRVYSIGDVVARFKTMQGYNVLHPMGWDAFGLPAENAAIKHKVPPADWTWSNIANMRRQLQSMGISYDWEREVATCHPDYYKWTQWLFLQLYKAGLAYKKKANVNWCPDCATVLANEQVVDGLCERCDATVEKKALEQWFFRITDYAQRLLDDLNKLPGWPDKVKTMQENWIGRSEGVEADFALENPVGAVDKLTVYTTRQDTIFGVTYMVLAPEHPAVESLVSGNPREVELRAFIKKVLGQSEMDRTANDTEKEGVFTGHYCINPLTGDKVAVYLANYVLVDYGTGAVMGVPAHDQRDFEFATKYNIPMKVVIQPEGLPDLDVEEMDHAYEEEGRLVRSGEFDGLINTQALDVIADKLEREGKGVRKVNYRLRDWLISRQRYWGAPIPVIYCEKCGEVAVPDEQLPVMLPTDVEFTPSGESPLTTRPDFYECTCPQCGGKGRRETDTMDTFVCSSWYFLRYCTPKDKDHAFLKEDVDYWMNVDQYIGGVEHAILHLMYARFFTKVLYDLKLVKVEEPFENLLTQGMVLMGGSKMSKSKGNTVSPEEIIAKYGADTARLFILFAAPPERDLEWSDRGVEGAHRFLHRVWRLVHAYSEPIAGVAGTLVGSGDGQTGAAQPVAGQTDVKLAAKGYDLSALNNDDRELVRVAHYTVKKLTEDIGQRFNFNTAVSTIMEMVNHLYQYKDKVPAEQQNIPLVKDALARLVLVLAPFAPHICEELWQVIGGGDSVYKQPWPNYDEQALVRDEVEVVVQINGKVREKLQVTNGLDGEALKAKALETEKVQALIAGKSVVKVITVPNKLVNIVVK; from the coding sequence ATGCAAGAACGCTACGACTACCAGCAGATTGAAGCGAAATGGCAAAAACATTGGGCTGACCATGACATGTTCCGACTCCAGCAGGAACCGGGCCGGCCCAAATACTACTGCTTGGAGATGTTCCCCTACCCCTCGGGCAACCTGCACATGGGCCATGTGCGCGTTTACTCCATCGGCGACGTCGTCGCCCGCTTCAAGACGATGCAAGGCTACAACGTGCTGCACCCCATGGGCTGGGACGCCTTCGGCCTGCCCGCCGAAAACGCCGCCATCAAGCACAAGGTGCCTCCCGCCGACTGGACTTGGAGCAACATCGCCAACATGCGCCGCCAACTCCAGTCCATGGGCATCTCCTATGACTGGGAGCGGGAAGTGGCCACCTGCCACCCTGACTACTACAAATGGACCCAGTGGCTCTTCTTGCAACTTTACAAGGCCGGCCTGGCCTATAAGAAAAAGGCCAACGTCAACTGGTGCCCCGACTGCGCCACCGTCCTCGCCAACGAGCAGGTCGTCGACGGCCTCTGTGAGCGCTGCGACGCCACCGTTGAGAAGAAAGCCCTGGAGCAGTGGTTCTTCCGCATCACCGACTACGCTCAGCGCCTCCTGGACGACCTGAACAAACTGCCCGGCTGGCCCGATAAGGTCAAGACGATGCAGGAAAACTGGATCGGCCGCTCCGAAGGCGTCGAGGCTGACTTTGCCTTGGAAAACCCCGTTGGCGCCGTGGACAAGCTGACCGTCTACACGACCCGCCAGGACACCATCTTCGGCGTCACCTACATGGTGCTGGCGCCGGAGCATCCCGCCGTGGAAAGCTTGGTGAGCGGCAACCCCCGCGAGGTGGAGCTGCGCGCCTTCATCAAAAAAGTCCTCGGCCAGAGCGAGATGGACCGCACGGCGAACGACACGGAAAAAGAGGGCGTCTTCACCGGCCACTACTGCATCAACCCGCTGACCGGCGATAAAGTGGCCGTCTACCTGGCCAACTATGTCCTCGTCGACTACGGCACCGGCGCCGTCATGGGCGTGCCAGCCCACGACCAGCGCGACTTTGAGTTCGCCACCAAATACAACATCCCCATGAAAGTGGTCATCCAGCCCGAGGGCCTGCCTGACCTGGACGTGGAGGAGATGGACCACGCCTATGAAGAGGAAGGCCGTCTCGTCCGCTCGGGCGAGTTCGACGGCCTGATCAACACGCAAGCCCTCGACGTCATCGCCGATAAACTGGAGCGGGAAGGCAAGGGTGTCCGCAAGGTCAATTACCGCCTCCGCGACTGGCTGATCTCGCGCCAGCGCTACTGGGGCGCGCCGATCCCGGTCATCTACTGCGAAAAGTGCGGCGAAGTGGCCGTCCCCGATGAACAGCTCCCGGTCATGCTGCCCACCGACGTGGAGTTCACCCCCTCCGGCGAATCGCCCCTGACCACCCGTCCTGACTTCTACGAGTGCACTTGCCCCCAGTGTGGCGGCAAAGGCCGGCGCGAGACAGACACGATGGACACCTTCGTCTGCTCCAGTTGGTACTTCCTGCGCTACTGCACGCCGAAGGACAAAGACCACGCCTTCCTTAAAGAAGACGTGGACTACTGGATGAACGTGGACCAGTACATCGGTGGCGTCGAACACGCCATTTTGCACCTCATGTACGCCCGCTTCTTCACCAAAGTCCTCTACGACCTGAAGCTGGTCAAGGTCGAAGAGCCCTTTGAAAACCTGCTCACCCAGGGCATGGTCCTTATGGGCGGCTCCAAGATGTCCAAGTCGAAAGGCAACACCGTCAGCCCCGAAGAGATCATCGCCAAATACGGCGCCGACACGGCCCGCCTCTTCATCCTCTTCGCCGCCCCGCCCGAGCGCGACCTGGAGTGGAGCGACCGGGGCGTCGAAGGCGCCCACCGCTTCCTGCACCGCGTCTGGCGGCTTGTCCACGCCTACAGCGAGCCGATCGCCGGCGTGGCGGGGACGCTGGTGGGGAGCGGGGACGGGCAGACCGGCGCGGCGCAACCCGTGGCAGGGCAAACTGATGTGAAGCTCGCGGCAAAGGGCTATGACCTCTCCGCCTTAAACAACGACGACCGCGAACTGGTCCGGGTGGCCCACTACACAGTGAAAAAGCTGACCGAAGACATCGGCCAGCGCTTCAACTTCAACACAGCCGTCTCGACGATCATGGAGATGGTCAACCACCTCTACCAGTACAAGGACAAAGTTCCTGCCGAACAGCAGAACATCCCCCTCGTCAAAGACGCCCTGGCCCGCCTCGTCCTCGTCCTGGCCCCCTTCGCCCCGCACATCTGCGAAGAACTGTGGCAGGTCATCGGCGGCGGCGACTCGGTCTACAAACAGCCCTGGCCCAACTACGACGAACAAGCCCTCGTCCGGGACGAAGTGGAAGTGGTCGTTCAGATCAACGGCAAGGTCCGTGAGAAGCTGCAAGTGACCAATGGCTTGGACGGCGAAGCGTTGAAGGCGAAGGCGCTGGAGACGGAGAAGGTGCAGGCGCTGATCGCTGGGAAGAGTGTGGTGAAGGTGATTACGGTGCCGAATAAATTGGTGAATATTGTGGTGAAGTAG